TCGACGGCAGAGACGACACGAACAACATTCTCATTCTTCGGATCGACGACATGGCCGCGCCGGCCGAGGAGCCGAACCACTGACTGGCGGGCTTCAGCGACCGATTCTCCTCTCGAATCGAGAAATAGACGACGAACGCGCGATCAGTTCGATTCGACGGTCTCGTTCTCGTCGGCCACGGAGGCCGCCGGTAGCACGTCGACGCTAGCGACGGCGTCGCCGTCTTCGACGTCCATCACGATCACGCCCATCGTGTTGCGGCCGACCGACGAAACCTCGTCGGCGCGCGTGCGAACGATCTGCCCGCGTTCGCTCATCAACACGAGATGGTCGTCCGCGTCGACCGCCTTCACGGCCGTCACGGGGCCGTTTCGACCGTCCGTCTTGATGTCGATCAGTCCCTTTCCGTACCGGGACTGGGTGCGATACTCCGAGAGCGGCGTTCGCTTGCCGTAGCCGTTCCGGGTGACGGTCAGCAGCGCCTGTTCGTCGCCCTCGTCGGTCGCGACCAGTCCGGCGACCGCGTCGTCGTCCGAGAGTTTGATCCCGTTGACGCCGCGGGCATTGCGTCCCATGGTGCGAACCTCGGCCTCGTCGAAGCGGATCGTCATCCCGCCCTCGGTCGCGATCACGAGATCCTGAGAGCCATCGGTTACCTCGACGTCGACGAGTTCGTCGCCCTCCTCTAGGTCGGCGGCGATGATACCCGTCGAGCGGATGTTATCGAAGTCCTCGCCGGCGGTTCGCTTGACGTAGCCGTTCCGGGTGGCCATCGTCACGCACTCGTCGTCGCCGAACGCGTCGGTGTCGACGATCGCCGTGATATCCTCGCCGGCCTCGAGATCGAGAATGTTGACTGCGGACTTGCCGCGAGCGGTACGACCCATCTCCGGGATCTCGTAGGTCTTCAGCTGATAGACCTTGCCGTGGTTCGTAAAGCACAGCAGGTAGTCGTGGGTGTTCGCCCGGAACACGGAGGCGACGCGGTCGCCTTCCTTGACGTCCGCGCCGATGATCCCCTTGCCGCCTCGACCCTGGGGGTCGAACCCGTCGATCGGCATCCGCTTGACGTAGTCGTCTTCGGTCATCACGACGACGACCTCCTCCTCCGGGATGAGGTCCTCGTGGGTGACCGTCCCCTGGTCCTCGATGATCGAGGTCCGGCGGTCGTCGCCGTACTCGCCTTTGATCTCGCGGAGTTCGTCCTTGATGACCTCCAGCAGTTCCGACTCGCTCTCTAAGATCTCCGTCAGCCGTTCGATCTCCGCCTGGACCTCCTCGTACTCCTCGTCGATCTCGGCGGCCTCCATCGAGGTGAGGCTCCCGAGTTGCATCCGGACGATGTGTTCGGCCTGGTCCTCGGAGAAGCCGAACTCCTCGCGCAATCCGGCTCTGGCGGCCGACCGGTCCTCGCTGTTGCGGATCAGTTCGACGACGACCTCGGCGTTCTCGACGGCCTTCAGCCGCCCCTCGAGGATGTGTGCGCGATCCTCGGCCTCGGCGAGGTCGTACTCGCTGCGCCGACGGACGACCTCGCGTCGGTGGCTGACGTACTCCGACAGAGTCTCCTTGAGCGAGAGCACCCGGGGCTGGTCGTCGACCAGCGCGAGGTTGATGATGCCGAACGTCTTCTCGAGGTGGCTCTCGAGCAGTTTGTTCTTGACGACCTCGACGTTCGCGCCGCGTTTGAGTTCGATGACGACCCGAACGCCGTTGCGGTCGGACTCGTCGCGAAGGTCGGTGATTCCCTCGAGTTCGCCCTCGTTGACGTCCTCGGCGATGCGCTCGACGAGGCGGGCCTTGTTCGCCTGGTAGGGGAGTTCGGTGACGACGATTCGCTCGCGGCCCGACTTCCACTCCTCGACCTCGAACTCGGCGCGGACGCGGACCCGTCCGCGGCCGGTCTTGTACGCCGAGTAGATGGCGTCGCGACCGACGATGTTCGCACCCGTCGGGAAGTCCGGCCCCTTGACGTGGTCCATCAGGTCCTCGACCGTGGCGTCGGGGTTGTCGATCAACTCGATCGTCGCGTCGATCACCTCGCCTAAGTTGTGCGGCGGGATGTTCGTCGACATCCCGACCGCGATTCCCGAGGAGCCGTTCACGAGGAGATTCGGGAACGCCGCCGGCAGTACGTCGGGTTCCTGCAGTCGATCGTCGTAGTTCGCCGAGAAGTCGACGGTATCCTTGTCGATGTCCTCGAGCAGCTCCTCGGAGACGGAGGCCATCCGGGCCTCCGTATATCGGGGCGCTGCGGCCGGATCGCCGTCCATCGAGCCGAAGTTCCCCTGGCCGTCCACGAGGGGATAGCGCATCGAGAAATCCTGGGCCATCCGGACCAGGGTGTCGTAAATCGCGCTGTCGCCGTGGGGGTGGTAGTCACCCATCGTCTCCCCGACGATCGAGGAGGATTTGCGGTGGCTCGAGCCCGAACTCACGCCCATCTCGTGCATCGCGTAGAGGATGCGTCGGTGGACGGGTTTCAGGCCGTCCCGGACGTCCGGGAGGGCGCGGCCGGCGATGACGCTCATCGCGTAGTCGATGTAGCTCTGCTCCATCTCGTCCTCGATCCGGACGGACTCGATCGATGCCGCCTCGATGTCCGTCGGATCGGGTACTTCCGAACTCATGTGTTCACTGTGTTTCGTGGTTGGTTGGCAAGTGTTGCATCCGTGAGCGAGTTCGCGACGCGAACTCGCGAGCGGGCCGACGACCGACCCGAAGGGAGGGATGAGGCTTTTCATCGACGTTTTGCCGAGGGTGCGCCTTGGCGCACCCGCAGAGCAAAAGGTCGATCGTTAGATGTCGATCCACTCTGCCTCGGGTGCGTGGTCCTTGATGAACTGCTTTCGCGGTTCGACCGCGTCGCCCATCAGCACGGAGAACATCTTGTCCGCCGCGGCCGCGTCCTCGACGGTGATCTGCTTCAAGATTCGGTTGTCCGGGTTCATCGTCGTCTCCCAGAGCTGTTCGGGGTTCATCTCGCCGAGTCCCTTGAACCGCTGGACCTGGGTCGGGTTGCCGTCGCACTTCTCCTCGACGATCCGATCACGCTCCGCGTCGGTCATCGCGTCGTAGGTCTCGCCGCGGTAGCGGATGCGGTACAGCGGGGGCTGGGTCGCGTAGACGTAGCCGCCCTCGAGCAGCGGCCGCATGTGCCGGTAGAAGAACGTCAGCATGAGGGTCCGGATGTGGGCCCCGTCGACGTCGGCGTCGGTCGCCATGATGATCTTCTTGTACCGGACGTCGTCGATGTCGAACTCGTCGCCGATCCCCGCGCCGATTCCGGTGATCATGCTCCGGATCTCGTCGTTCTCGAGGATGCGATCGAGTCGGTGTTTCTCGACGTTCAGGATCTTCCCCTTGATCGGAAGCACCGCCTGGAACTCCGGATTCCGGGCCTGTTTTGCGCTGCCACCCGCGGAGTCACCCTCCGCGATGAACAGTTCGGCCTCCTCGGGATCTTTCGTCTGGCAGTCCGCGAGTTTGCCCGGCAGCGAGGTGGACTCGAGTGCCGACTTCCGGCGCGTGAGCTCCTCCGCTTTCTGTGCGGCCTTGCGGGCCTTGGCGGCCTCGACGGCTTTCATTACGATCGCCTGAGCCGTATCCGGCTGTTCCTCGAAGTAGGTGCCGAGGCGCTCGTGCATCGCGCTCTCGACGATTCCTCGAACTTCGGAGTTGCCGAGTTTGGTCTTCGTCTGGCCCTCGAACTGCGGGTCGGGGTGTTTGACCGAGATCACCGCGGTGAGCCCCTCGCGGATGTCCTCTCCCTTGAGATTCTCCTCGATGTCGCCGAGCAGGTTGTGCTCGTTGGCGTAGTCGTTGACGACCCGGGTCAGGGCGGTCTTGAATCCGGTGAGGTGGGTCCCACCCTCGCGCGTATTGATATTGTTTGCGAAGGCGTGGATCGACCCCTGCAGGTCTTCGGTCGCCTGCATCGCTACCTCGACCTGGATGCTCTGATCCTGGTCTTCGAAGTAGATGACGTCGTCGTGCATCACCGAACGCGTCTCGTTCAAGTACTCGACGAATTCGCGGATGCCGCCCTCGTACTCGTAGGTCTCCTCGACGTACGTGCCGTCTTCCGTCTCCTGTCGCTCGTCGCGGAGGTTGATACGGACGCCCGAGTTGAGGAAGGCCAGTTCGCGCAGTCGGTTCGAGAGCGTCGAGAACGAGAAGTCGATGGACTCGAAGATGCCCTCGTCAGGCCAGAACTGGATCTGCGTTCCGGTCTCTTCGTCCGGCTCCATATCGCGAACCCGCTCCATGTCGCCGACGGGTTCGCCGGCTTCGAACTCGTGGCGGAAGACGCCGCCGTCGCGTTTGACTTCGGCCTCGAGTCGCTGTGAGAGGGCGTTCACGACGGAGACGCCGACACCGTGGAGTCCACCGGAGACCTGGTAGGACTTGTTGTCGAACTTGCCACCGGCGTGAAGGACGGTGAGAATCACCTCGAGTGCGGGTCGATCGTACTCGTCGTGCATATCGACGGGGATTCCGCGGCCGTCGTCCGCGACGGTCACCGAACCATCGGCGTTGATGGCGACGGTGATGTCGTCACAGTGACCGGCGAGGGCCTCGTCGATCGAGTTGTCCACCACTTCGTAGACGAGGTGATGGAGCCCTCGAGTATCGGTAGAACCGACATACATCGCTGGGCGTTTTCGGACAGCTTCCAGCCCCTCCAGGACCTGGATCTGTCCGGCGCCGTACTCGCTTTCCTGGGACATGAGAAACCTGCTTTCGGATAGCGCCTGGCTATTTATAAAACTTCGCGTACGCGCGCGAGCGCGCCAAAACGCGACCGAACGTATCGGGACTGAGTACGTTCACGTCGAATTAACACTCCCTTTCAATATAATTTTCTCGGAAACATACGACATCTCAAGCTCTCCGCTCAAACAGGTCCGCGTCGTTCGTTCTGGTAGATTCGCTACAGCAATCTACAACAACCGTTCGCCGGTCGATCGTCGCCAATTTCGGACGGCTACGCCGCGTCCGGAAGCGGACTCGAGTCGGACGATCCGGTCTCGGCACGGTTTCGGAGATTACGCACCCATGGAAGAAACCAGCTCTGTTGCGGACGTTCCGTTTAGTAAAGCGAAGGGAATGGTCCACCAGTACGGACTCGGGCTCCTGTTTGCAGCGAACATCTTCGGGGCGGGATCCGTATACATTCTGACCGAGGCAGGCGTTGTGTTCGGGTTCGGCCTGCTCTGGGTGTTACCCCTCGGACTCGGCGTCGGACTCGTCATGCACGAGATGTCCGCTCGACTGGCGGCCAAAGATCTGCCGCTGATGGACTACATCAGAGACGTCATCGGGCCGACGGCTGCGAAGCCGTTCGCGCTCGGTATCGCGTTCATCATGCAGTTCTGGAGCGTCGCGAACTACGCACTCGCGGGCGCCGCGTTCGTCTACCTCACGCCGCTGACGAACCTCTACGTCGGCATTATCCTTTCCGCAGCACTCGGGATCTCGCTCGTCGAACTCCGAGTCTACAGTCGCATCGAAGGCGTCATCGCGGCGCTCGTGCTCGCGATCTTCGCCTCGTACGTCGTCATCGTCGCGAACCTGGAGCCCTCGCTCGGCGCGGTTGCGACGGGGTTCGTTCCCGGCGTCGTCCGGGAAATCGAGTACATGACGATGATCATCGCCCTACTCGGGACGACCGTCTACTATCCCAACTTCTTCATCCAGACGAGCATGAACGGCGAGAAGGACTGGGATCTCGTCTCCCGATACCGTCGCGATCATACCGTCGGCCTGACCGCGGTAATCGCGCTCAGCGTGGCCGTGATCGTCGCCGCCGCGATGACCGTTCCCGAGGTGGCGCTCACACTTACGGCGCCGGCCGAGCCGCTTGTCGAACTGATCGGGCCGTGGGTACTCGGCGTCTTCGTCCTCGCGGTGGGTGCAGCCTCGTTCACCAGCGCAACCGGGACGCTGTTCGCGGCCGGGTTCATGGTTCCGCAAGCCTACGAGATTTCCACGCAGTTCGGTGACCTTCACTTCCGACGAACCGTCCACTTTCTGATCGGACTGTCCGTCGTCCTCGCGATCCCGATCCTCGCGTTTACCGACTTCACACCGGTCAGACTCGCGCTTCTGATGCCCGCCGTCAACGGCGTCGTCGGGCTGCCGATCACCGCACTTGCGCTGTACGCGGCAGTCAATCGCTACTTCGAGCCGACCCTCTCGGAACAGGCGCTCTTTCTCACGGCGGTCGTCCTGATGTTCCTCACGTCGATCGTGACCGGGCAATCGCTCGTACACTCGATCCTCGAGTTGATATAACCAATGACCGACAGCGGACGACCACGGTCGTGGACGACTCGACCGCTCTCGAGCGACAAACAACAGCGTTAGGGGTTCCGAAACGCACATCCGGATCACGCAGGTACCAAATCAGATGCTGAATATCCCCTTCGGGCCCTCGCTCGCACTGTTACTCGTCTGCATCGCCTTCTTCTCCGGCGTCGGAATCACGACGATCGGACCCGGCGGCATCTTCGTGACGATCGCTCTCTACTCGCTCACGACGCTGCCCTCGAGTCAGGTCGCCGGAACGGCTCACGCGACGTTCATCGCCACGGGGCTCGTCGGCAGCGTCGCGTACCTCTACTCGGGGGAGATGCGGACCGGCGAGGGCCGTGCGATCGCGATCGTTCTCAGCCTCTCGAGCATCGCCGGCGCGCTCGCCGGCGCCTACCTGAACACGTACGTCCCGCGTGCGGTCTTCGGAGCGCTCCTCGGCGGCGTCTCGATGGCCGTCGGCGGGATCATCCTCTACCGGGAGCGACGCGGGTTCACGCCGCTCGCCGATCTCGAGGCGCTGACGCGATCCGGACAGTTCGCGCTCGCCGGCCTCGGGTTCGTCCTCGGCGTCTGCAGCGGCCTGCTGGGAATCGGCGGCCCCGTTCTCGCGGTCCCGGCGCTCGTGCTCGTCGGCGTCCCGATGTTGCTCGCCGTCGCGGTCGCCCAGGTACAGTCGATCTTCATCGCGACGTTCGCGACGGCCGGATACGCCCTCCAGGGAAACGTCCTGCTTCCGGTCGCGATCGTCGTCGGCGCGCCGTTGCTGCTCGGCGTCGTCGCCGGCTGGAAGATCGCACACGTCGTCGATCCCGCGCGACTGAAGGTCACGCTCGGGGTCGTCCTTCTGGGCGTCGGACCGTACCTCGCGCTGTGAGTGGGAACGAGTCGGGCGACGATCCCTTCGACTGCCCCGCGTTGCCGTTCAGGTACCAGACTGAAGGAGGGGTGGACCGTTACGGTCAGTTATGACACGGCGCATCCTCGTCCCGTTCGACGGCTCGGACCCCGCTCGGGAGGCGCTCGAGTACGCGCTCGAACTGTTTCCCGACGACGAGTTCCTCGCGCTGACCGTCGTCGACACCTCCGCCGCGCCGTTTATCCCGAACACCGCCTCGCCCGAGACCAACGACGAGTTGCAAGCGATGTTACGGGAGGCCGACGAGGAACTGACCGAAGCGCGGCGGATCGCCGACGACGCCGACGTGGACCTCGAATCGCTGACGCGGGTCGGTTCACCCGCCCAAGAGATCGTCGACTGCACCGAGAGCGAGTCGATCGACCACGTCGTCATGGGCAGTCGCGGCCGCTCGGGCGTCACGCGGATCCTGCTCGGTAGCGTCGCGGAGGTCGTCGTCAGGCACTCGTCGGCGCCCGTGACCGTCGTTCGGTGACGTCGACTCGAGATCCCAGGCTCCTCGGAGGAACGTCCTCGAGCCGTCGTCCGGAACCGGTGCGCGGAGGCCGACGCTCGAGCGACGGCGACGTACGATCGAACGGGGCAGTGATCGGCCGCTCCGCCGACCCGCCCGTCGGTCGCCGTCGTTTCACTCGTCGAGAAAGTGGATATTGCCGGCCCAATTCACTTCCACCCGCGTTCCGCTAGTAGGATCCGAATGCTACCGTTCGTGGCTCTCATCGTCGGAGTTCTCGCCGTCGTGATCGTCCTCGAGGTCGCCTCCTACACCTCTCTCAAACGGATCCCGTCGGTCGCGACGGAGGAGTTCCCGGAGATCGACCGCGAACTCCTCGACAAGTTCAGCAGTTACGACGCCGAACTGGGCTGGTGTCCCCAGCCGAACCGCGAGAAGCAGAAGGACACCGGCGATCACCTCCCCGGCGAGGAGGTTCGCAGCGTCGTGACGTACTCGACCGACGAGTACGCCAGCCGCGTCTGTCCCGCGAAGGAACGGGACGAAAACGCCGACGTGACGGTCTCGACGTACGGCGACTCCTACTGCTTCTGCCGGGAGGTC
This DNA window, taken from Natronococcus sp. CG52, encodes the following:
- a CDS encoding universal stress protein; the encoded protein is MTRRILVPFDGSDPAREALEYALELFPDDEFLALTVVDTSAAPFIPNTASPETNDELQAMLREADEELTEARRIADDADVDLESLTRVGSPAQEIVDCTESESIDHVVMGSRGRSGVTRILLGSVAEVVVRHSSAPVTVVR
- the gyrA gene encoding DNA gyrase subunit A; amino-acid sequence: MSSEVPDPTDIEAASIESVRIEDEMEQSYIDYAMSVIAGRALPDVRDGLKPVHRRILYAMHEMGVSSGSSHRKSSSIVGETMGDYHPHGDSAIYDTLVRMAQDFSMRYPLVDGQGNFGSMDGDPAAAPRYTEARMASVSEELLEDIDKDTVDFSANYDDRLQEPDVLPAAFPNLLVNGSSGIAVGMSTNIPPHNLGEVIDATIELIDNPDATVEDLMDHVKGPDFPTGANIVGRDAIYSAYKTGRGRVRVRAEFEVEEWKSGRERIVVTELPYQANKARLVERIAEDVNEGELEGITDLRDESDRNGVRVVIELKRGANVEVVKNKLLESHLEKTFGIINLALVDDQPRVLSLKETLSEYVSHRREVVRRRSEYDLAEAEDRAHILEGRLKAVENAEVVVELIRNSEDRSAARAGLREEFGFSEDQAEHIVRMQLGSLTSMEAAEIDEEYEEVQAEIERLTEILESESELLEVIKDELREIKGEYGDDRRTSIIEDQGTVTHEDLIPEEEVVVVMTEDDYVKRMPIDGFDPQGRGGKGIIGADVKEGDRVASVFRANTHDYLLCFTNHGKVYQLKTYEIPEMGRTARGKSAVNILDLEAGEDITAIVDTDAFGDDECVTMATRNGYVKRTAGEDFDNIRSTGIIAADLEEGDELVDVEVTDGSQDLVIATEGGMTIRFDEAEVRTMGRNARGVNGIKLSDDDAVAGLVATDEGDEQALLTVTRNGYGKRTPLSEYRTQSRYGKGLIDIKTDGRNGPVTAVKAVDADDHLVLMSERGQIVRTRADEVSSVGRNTMGVIVMDVEDGDAVASVDVLPAASVADENETVESN
- a CDS encoding NRAMP family divalent metal transporter, with the translated sequence MEETSSVADVPFSKAKGMVHQYGLGLLFAANIFGAGSVYILTEAGVVFGFGLLWVLPLGLGVGLVMHEMSARLAAKDLPLMDYIRDVIGPTAAKPFALGIAFIMQFWSVANYALAGAAFVYLTPLTNLYVGIILSAALGISLVELRVYSRIEGVIAALVLAIFASYVVIVANLEPSLGAVATGFVPGVVREIEYMTMIIALLGTTVYYPNFFIQTSMNGEKDWDLVSRYRRDHTVGLTAVIALSVAVIVAAAMTVPEVALTLTAPAEPLVELIGPWVLGVFVLAVGAASFTSATGTLFAAGFMVPQAYEISTQFGDLHFRRTVHFLIGLSVVLAIPILAFTDFTPVRLALLMPAVNGVVGLPITALALYAAVNRYFEPTLSEQALFLTAVVLMFLTSIVTGQSLVHSILELI
- a CDS encoding sulfite exporter TauE/SafE family protein; the encoded protein is MLNIPFGPSLALLLVCIAFFSGVGITTIGPGGIFVTIALYSLTTLPSSQVAGTAHATFIATGLVGSVAYLYSGEMRTGEGRAIAIVLSLSSIAGALAGAYLNTYVPRAVFGALLGGVSMAVGGIILYRERRGFTPLADLEALTRSGQFALAGLGFVLGVCSGLLGIGGPVLAVPALVLVGVPMLLAVAVAQVQSIFIATFATAGYALQGNVLLPVAIVVGAPLLLGVVAGWKIAHVVDPARLKVTLGVVLLGVGPYLAL
- the gyrB gene encoding DNA topoisomerase (ATP-hydrolyzing) subunit B, yielding MSQESEYGAGQIQVLEGLEAVRKRPAMYVGSTDTRGLHHLVYEVVDNSIDEALAGHCDDITVAINADGSVTVADDGRGIPVDMHDEYDRPALEVILTVLHAGGKFDNKSYQVSGGLHGVGVSVVNALSQRLEAEVKRDGGVFRHEFEAGEPVGDMERVRDMEPDEETGTQIQFWPDEGIFESIDFSFSTLSNRLRELAFLNSGVRINLRDERQETEDGTYVEETYEYEGGIREFVEYLNETRSVMHDDVIYFEDQDQSIQVEVAMQATEDLQGSIHAFANNINTREGGTHLTGFKTALTRVVNDYANEHNLLGDIEENLKGEDIREGLTAVISVKHPDPQFEGQTKTKLGNSEVRGIVESAMHERLGTYFEEQPDTAQAIVMKAVEAAKARKAAQKAEELTRRKSALESTSLPGKLADCQTKDPEEAELFIAEGDSAGGSAKQARNPEFQAVLPIKGKILNVEKHRLDRILENDEIRSMITGIGAGIGDEFDIDDVRYKKIIMATDADVDGAHIRTLMLTFFYRHMRPLLEGGYVYATQPPLYRIRYRGETYDAMTDAERDRIVEEKCDGNPTQVQRFKGLGEMNPEQLWETTMNPDNRILKQITVEDAAAADKMFSVLMGDAVEPRKQFIKDHAPEAEWIDI